From the Saccharomycodes ludwigii strain NBRC 1722 chromosome I, whole genome shotgun sequence genome, one window contains:
- the SUI3 gene encoding translation initiation factor eIF2 subunit beta (similar to Saccharomyces cerevisiae YPL237W | SUI3 | SUppressor of Initiator codon) gives MSDLTAELGFDPSLKKKKKTKKTISAQDFDSVVGNKTEGTSVPTNTSSSTTNDEDLFVGLKKKKKKIPASFDAAVENEKTESSPAPSSSDAQLDDITNSLGDLSLKKKKKKKKAPSNLEDFDKALEKAGIDVSATSEQGTPELSSTTSSTASSSIQETVGLPYKDLLTRFFNILRANNPELAGERTGTKFRIPPPVCQRDGKKSIFVNIQEISEKLQRNPEHLIQYLFAELGTSGSVDGQKRLVIKGKFQSKQMEGVLRRYIIEYVTCKTCKSINTELKKEQSNRLFFLVCKSCGSTRSVSSIKSGFQATVKRIKK, from the coding sequence atgtccGATTTGACTGCAGAATTAGGGTTTGACCCAtcattaaagaaaaaaaagaaaactaaAAAGACTATTTCCGCTCAGGATTTCGATTCAGTGGTAGGCAACAAGACAGAAGGTACTTCAGTCCCCACCAATACTTCCAGTTCCACCACAAATGATGAAGATTTATTTGTGGgcttaaaaaagaaaaagaagaagattcCAGCCAGTTTTGATGCAGCcgttgaaaatgaaaaaacaGAAAGTTCACCAGCCCCATCTTCTTCTGATGCTCAACTGGACGATATAACTAATAGCTTGGGTGATTTaagcttaaaaaaaaagaagaagaagaagaaggcCCCATCTAATTTAGAAGACTTTGATAAAGCTTTGGAAAAAGCTGGTATCGATGTATCCGCCACCAGCGAACAAGGAACTCCAGAACTAAGCTCCACTACTAGTAGTACTGCTAGTAGTAGCATCCAAGAAACTGTTGGTTTACCAtataaagatttattaaccaggtttttcaatattttaagAGCAAACAACCCAGAGTTGGCTGGTGAAAGAACTGGTACTAAATTTAGAATTCCACCCCCAGTATGTCAAAGAGATGGTAAGAAGagtatttttgttaatatcCAAGAAATTTctgaaaaattacaaagAAACCCAGAACATTTAATCCAATATTTGTTTGCAGAATTAGGTACTTCTGGTAGTGTTGATGGTCAAAAGAGATTGGTTATTAAAGGTAAATTTCAAAGTAAGCAAATGGAAGGTGTTTTAAGAAGGTATATCATTGAATATGTTACCTGTAAAACTTGTAAGAGTATTAATACTGAATTGAAGAAGGAACAATCCAATAGATTATTCTTTTTGGTTTGTAAGAGCTGTGGTTCTACTAGATCTGTATCCTCTATTAAGAGTGGGTTTCAAGCTACAGTTAAAAGAATCAAGAAATAA
- the ADD37 gene encoding Add37p (similar to Saccharomyces cerevisiae YMR184W | ADD37 | Alpha1-proteinase inhibitor-Degradation Deficient) gives MTSDNDSCANVIQNFQNCRESDVKGYNDCPTFLLDLNNTRSKKGSYVKRKQKSSLVSARILHDVKDTFRSAKIVDVVPPPSSAKNRFPLIDADNKRTELTDKSPVTESAGKVYVDENNSIDPIEKNNIKLLTDLELIGKLNEMVASPSGLPLQEFKFYSSKLLRFQKDIVQNQSARPVLCYILEQQSIIDSKQLTKLLNKWVMSDSSISSWFPAFRKIIENIQ, from the coding sequence ATGACTAGCGATAATGATAGTTGTGCAAATGTTATTCAAAACTTTCAAAATTGTAGAGAATCAGATGTTAAAGGTTATAATGATTGTCCAACCTTTTTGCTTGATTTAAATAACACACGTAGCAAGAAAGGTAGCTATGtgaaaagaaaacagaAATCATCTTTAGTTTCAGCTAGAATCTTACATGATGTAAAGGATACTTTTCGTTCAGCTAAAATTGTGGATGTAGTACCACCTCCTTCATCAGCAAAGAATAGATTTCCTCTCATTGATGCTGACAATAAGCGTACTGAGCTTACTGATAAAAGTCCAGTGACTGAATCCGCTGGTAAAGTGTATGTGGACGAAAACAATAGCATTGACcccattgaaaaaaataacatcaaGTTACTCACTGACTTGGAATTAATTGGTAAGCTAAATGAAATGGTTGCATCTCCATCCGGTCTACCTTTGCAGgagtttaaattttatagtAGCAAATTACTACGTTTTCAAAAAGATATTGTACAGAATCAAAGCGCTAGGCCGGTCTTATGCTATATTTTGGAACAACAAAGCATCATTGATTCAAAACAATTGACTAagcttttaaataaatggGTTATGTCAGATTCAAGTATCAGCTCCTGGTTCCCGGcatttagaaaaattatagaaaaTATTCAGTAA